The nucleotide sequence gctgggtctcatttgttttctgagaatctactgaacctactggtaacttgtttgccacgtagcaataaaaaatatactaaaaaccttgattattctggttagtcacattgtactgctattattttgaacaatactgtatatatatacacatatatatatacacatatacacacacacacacacacacatatatatatatatatatatatatatatatatatatataggttatttTACAGGTTTTAGAAAAAGTTATAGACACAATGTAAAACTGTAAATTAGTAAACATAGGCTATACCATGGAAGCCCGATTCcaccactaaaaaaataaaaataaaaactaggtAGCTGATCCTTTTTAAATCTCAcaactttttctcagaattgtgatagAAACTCAAAAATTTTGACTTAACTCGCAAgtctgagaaaaaacaaaaatgtcagaaatgcgagatatgaactcgcagttctgagaaaagtcagaactgtgagataaaaagttgcaattaccttgttttattttttatttagtggcggAAATAGGCTTCCATACtatatgattttttgttttttaaattatgacaaaaaaaaattattcaatccAGACTACCCTCATGTCAAGTGGCCTCGAGTGGTCAGTACCTGATCTGCAGGCCTTTACTCCAGGAGCACATGTCCTTGCGGAGCAGCAAGTTGTTGAGCGTGACGGAGCAGAAGACATAGAACTGCTGTTTGATGAACTGCCGGACCACCTCGTTGTCATTGCCATGCTGAAGCAGCGTGTAATAAAACACATCCAGCTGCTTCAGAATGGAATCCAGCGAGTAAGAGCTGTCCTCGTGGACACTGGACGTGCGCTTCCTCATTCCTGTGGGCTTCACACCCATCACACCCTGAACAGTCTCCGTCTCCAGCATGGCTGGTGCTAGAATGAGGACAAGAGGGAATGATCTAGCAGAGAGtgtctattaaatattaaaatgtttataactaTATCATGCAGCGTTACCGATCTTGGGGtgtaaaatgttttctatgaccCTGATGAGCTGCTGATAGATCTGAATAGCCAGATCACTCAGAACCTGGCGGTACTCAGAGAGGTCAAAGTTCGTCAGACAGTGTTCATTCTGCCGAGGCGTGTTGTGCTTTGTGTATGCCTGAAAGAGGTCAGGAAGAGATAACATTAAGTCAGCATTCATACAGcagtaaatgataaaaaaaagtgcattctgggattgcgtTTCTCGTGAAGGACTTGTTTGATCACGACaagatatttaataaatgctgctgccaatttttttttttcttgaacgaTCTTCATGCAAGTAGTATAATACTGATGTCTAACATGCTATCTAGGTAGGCAGCACACTAGGGTttgaaacacaacacacaatctACCTCCTCTCCACTGTACTGCCTCAGGCAATGTAAGAAGCGACAGGTGTTTGCCAACCAGAAGGAAATGGTTTCAAAATCTCCACGTTTCTGCAAAGATAAGTAAGTTCACAGCATGTTTTGTCAGAtgtttaactgaaataaactggACCAGATTTTTCATAGTAAGACTGTTTACTATCATTTCCTGACGGAGAGAGTGTGTCACCTTCAGCACGTTCTTGATGGTGTTGATGGAGGAGTTCAGCAGGGTGGAGACCCGCTGGTCGTCGTTGGCGTAGTCGGCGTGCCGCAGACACATGAAGAGAATGTAAGCAGGCAGACCTGGCACCAGATTCACCGCCACACCTCTGGGTTTGAGCTCTGTGGATCAATGctcaaaatgactaaaaatcacttttttcaatAGAATACAAGTAACAGcattcagcaaaaaaagaaaaggaaaaaaagcctTTCCTTTTAATTTGGAATCGATACAGCAAAAGAAAGGAACTGTACACATCTGTATTGTTAAAGTTTCTCTGCTGGTTATATTTATGATGTAGGTATCACCTGTGATGAGTATCTTGAACAGTTTGCTCTCGTCTTCTCTCCTGTACTCCAGCATGCCTTGGAAATCCCTCTCTTTGCGAACGATGCTGACCGTTTGACCGCTCTCACCAACCGTGTTCTCCGGAGAGGACTGCTCGATATTAACACCTGCTGCCACCACCAAAATATGAATactttctaaataaaaattatcTTGGGATGCCACTGAAATTCATGTGTCAATTCATCTACGAAACTAATTAAAAACACTAAAGCATAAGCATTCAGTGTCAGTCTTTTAACTTGACAGATAATATTACtagtttgtatattttaaatgagaaatCATTACCTTCAGCCTCCCCAAACTTCTTCATGTATATCTTCAGGTGTTTCTTTAGTTTGCGGACAATTTTGTCCTGTATCCCCATCTGCTGTAAGAGTTCCTAGAATgtacagaaatcattataatacagaAGAATacttactatgatatattaaaatgtatatttaccaTATTTTGTTGCGTGAGGCGACTGATCTCGTGCTGCAGGCTTGCTTGTATCCGGGCATCATGCGGAAGCTCCAAGCTGTCTGACAGCATCTGCTGCTGCTGACCAAGCTCCGCCCTCAGCCGCTGAAGCTCCGCCCTCAAACCCTCCGCCTCCTTCTCATGGGACTGTCCCTGAGTTTGCAACTGCGACACTAGAAtcctgcaaagagagagagagatattaaaatatcatctaagccagtgttattttagtatcaatgaTATACTAAgggtttttgttaatatttttaattagattttatttttatattttatagttttcattattattagttGTTTTGTGTCATTTGTATTTGTCTATATAGCTTTCATtaagttcaagtttattttatttagttttaaatcattttagcacttcaacaaactaaaagaaaatgagaaacgtcggtaagttatatattttacattatttcagcttacatttatttgattgtttttctattgttttttttagtaaAGCCTTTTAGTGCATATGATAgtctcaatatttttgttttatattttttgtttttgtataatttCCTACGCAAATGATGCATGTTCATCAATACtccgtataaaaaaaaaatttaaataaaaattaacaccCAGGTAGTTCATCATCTTCCCTAAAGGGGGCATTTAGCCAATTTGATTaccaatataaaaatacatttccacttaaaaaaatgacattttgtaaATGGTGTGTGCAAATTAGTATATGTGAGAGTGTTTTTGTACAGTAAATCTATTATAGTTCACCTGTTAGTTTCCTTCAGGCTCTCATAAGCCATCCAGAGTTCTCCATCCTCATTGAGCTCATGAAGGTCCAGTGTGGGggatctgagagagaaagagtcatGATTTCCATTATAAGGAAGAATGCATGTTACAGACTGATTATGGATATAATGACTGTAAATACAAATTTATGGAATATGAAATATGACAAACCTGCTCGAGTCACCTGAATCTCCTTCAGTTCCCAtttcctgaaaaataaatgtgtatacacgtatttattaactaaaaaacatttaacaaattatacgATTTTTACATATTGACtgtcaaacagctgaaaaaaagtttgcacactacCTTATGTTTAAATGCCTCATGGTTGACCAGTTGAGAGCGCAAAATGAGCACTTCCTCCTTTCGCATTTCAAGCTCTTCAGTGGTAGAGTTGAGCTGTTCCAGGAGCACCTTGTATGCCTGACCTCCAGGGGACGACACTTTTGACCCCGAGCCCTTACTGAGGGACTGACGGAGCTCCTGCAGATCTTTCTTCAGCTTCTTATTGTCAGACTCCAGCTCCTGACGCTGTGAGcacatcacaacacacacacacacacacacacgtgtaaaagacaaacacaagagttttattaaatgtgtaaAGGCATGTTTTTGGGTACCTTCAGAGCCTCGTTGTCTCTCTCAGCCCCTAACAATCTCCGACAATCTTCCAGTTCCTGAAAACACAAAGAAAGATCATGCATGACCACATAATTTTTTATTGGTTGACTTAAACCGAGCTGTTCTGGCTCTTACTTTAGTTCGTTCCAGTTGAAGCTGCTCTTCTTTGGTGTCCATCTCCCCCTGCAGGTCCATCTTCTCCTTCTCCAGCTCAGCGACTCTCCTCTGCAGCTTCAGCATCAGGGACACATCAGCTGCCGTCTGCACAGCATCCTAGACGCACAAACACAACCATCAGATTCTTTCCTAACAGATCATCTAGGAGTAACTTAGAACTGCTTTTGGAAACTGACCTCTTTTTGCAGCGAGCTGACCTCTGACCCTATGTAGCCAGAGTCGGCTCTGTTATGACCAGGTTTAGAGAACTCCTTTTTAGAAACACAAAATATGGTACAAtataaaacatgtgaaaaatagcaatgtttttgaaaaaaagaaaagttcttACTTCAGCCGCCTCTTTTTCTGATCTGAGTTCAGCGTAGCGCTCCTCCAGCTTCAGGTGCTCGGACAGAAGGTTTTGGTAACGGAAGCGTTCCTCAGTCAGCTGTGCTTGCAGGTGCTCATCCAGGACATCCTCATGGGTCGACTCTGACTTCTCTGTTTAAGACAATGTACATGACAACTGCTACATGACTCTCTTGGTATGTAAATCCAGTTTTGTATATTGTTAACCACTTAATAAAAAAGCTTGGCAGATAAACAGATCCACGGGTCAAGTAACTACCAGTGAGATGAATAGGACTGCTGAAGAGTAACTTCCTCTACAAGGAATACAGATAATCTTGCCCAAGCCATCACCAACATAAGGTTAAGGTATAAGGTTTGAGCTTTCCTGAGCCAAGCCAAAACAGCGTGAATGCACCTTTTATCCGCTGCTCCTGTTCCTGGATCAGTCTGTTCATCTCATCTTTCTCACTCTTCAGCAGCGTGTTCTTCTCATTCAGTTCAGAAACCATCTGCAGACAGCGGTTAGGTGATTGATCACACTGTTTTACTAATCTACAACACACAAGCTTTTGTTCTATAATGGTTAAAACTCAGTAGGGTTTAGAAGAAACCAAGAAATTAGAttagaatatatttaacaaaCTTAGTGTTGTagaagtatacagtatatatgtatatacacacactctcatgatcaccaaagctgcatttatgtgatcaaatatacaatacaaaatgttaaaatttttaaatattactatattttaaaataactgtttgcttttttaatatattttaatatgtaatatattcctgcAATGGCATGGAATGGAATTTTGTGCTGCTTAAACCATGATACAATTTTagtaggattctttgatgaagagaaagttcTAAATAACTTCTAACTTTATTTGAAAGATGAAcctttttataacattataaatgcctttacttttgatcaatttaatgtttccttgctgaataaaattatctatttcatgaagaacattttttatatataaaatttactgCACTACGGTTCAAAAAAATTTGAGGTGACCGTTTTTTTGgtcaataaatgatgatatatatatatatatatatatatatatatatatatatatatatatatatatatatatatatatatatataaaaattcacacactattttatgaaattaaaaaaaatatattaatttaaatagtacCTCTTTGTTCTTCTCCAGCTCCTGACGGACCAGTTCCAGTTCCTCCTGTAATGATGTCACCAGGTCTCCACGGTGACGGGACTCCTCTTCTGCATCTTGAAGagtcttgagctgcaggtttaaCTTCTCCAGCTCCGTGGCACTGTGGCTCTCCATTTGTCTCATTGCCTCGGAAAGCTCACGGTTCTCCTTATGCTAACGACACAAAACAAACATTCTGTAATTCATACATGGAGTACTCATTATATACaagactgatgatgatgaaagaGACGAAGGATACCTGCTCATCCAGTTTCCTCTGCAGCTGCATGATCTTGTTCTCCATGCCGAAGTTGAGCTTCTTGTAGTGCTCGACCGATCTGGCTTCAATCTTGAGTTTCTTGAGCTCTCGACGGGCCAGCATCCTGCGCACGCAACACTGCAGGTACACCACAGCCCGCTTGATGCGACGGAAACGCCAGCGGGCCAGGAAGCCTCGCACCCAGCGCTGGATCAGTAAAGCCTTGTGCTCACACACCAACTGTGAAAGAAAACAAGATGACAAGCTCTGGAAAAGCTGCTTTCATCCCCAATCCAACGTGGAAGCATTTGCAACCCATGTTACTTTCATAATGTAACATTCCTGATTGAAACAGTGTAGAGAGAATTAGACTGGGAATCATGGGAAGATATACTAGAATGGCACTAGTTTTAAATAAGGTCAATTTATTTCATGTGAGCTTTTGAGTTGgagatttcataaaataaaaaaaaaatggctgaaaatcaaactctaattcaattcaaaagatgaaaaaatatttaaaaaatattttacgaAATAagagtataatatataatatgtttttataatacataatatacactaccggtcaaaTGTTTGTCACAAAtgtctgctcaccaagcctgcatttacttgatccaaagtaaagcaaaaacagtaatattttgaaatatttgtactatttaaaataactgttttctaacggaatacattttaaaatgtcaattattcctgtgatttcaaagctgaattagcatcattactccaggcacatgatccttcattaGTCATTCTAATATTgtgattttctgctcaaaaacatttattattgttattattacactGAAAACAGCAGAGTAGGATTGCTTCAGGTTTTTGGATGAATAGagacttcaaaagaacagcatttatctgaaatatacatttttgtaatattataaatgtctttatcatcaatttaaagcatccgcCCCaaacaaaagtattattttatataatttgccccaaaaaaattataaaataataaaaataattttactgactctaagcttttgaatggtatagtgtataatgttaaaaaggtttttatttaagatAAATGCTGATCCTTGGATCTTTAGTATTCTAGTATTctactattttaaatattactattttaattaaaaaaagtttcttgaataacaaatcagcatattagaatttctgaatataatttctgaaggatcaagtgacattgaagactggtgtaatgatgctaaaaattcagctttaccataacaggaataaattacattttaaaatatattcaaaacagaaaacagttatttcaaatagtaaaaatatttcaacatttgtactgttttttctgtactttggatcaaataaatgcaggtttggtgagcagaagagacttaccTGTACCGTTAAAAAACTTTTgactaatataaattataaatcttttatatataattggaaactacagtacataataaattaaaaatgttcactGCCACTTTAAATGAATGAGAAGTAGCGTTTGTTAATACAAGGCTAGATATTTATCTGCTCTGCTACACCACAAAAAATCTTCTGCATACCCGTTTGTGCTCCAGTCTGGCTGTATAGCCGCGCAGTAACCTCTGGATGAGAACCGCTGCTGCTTTCTGTCGCTGGAACCGTCGTCTGGCCGCCCACATGCGTGTGTTCTTCTGGAAGATCACTGCGGCCCGCGTCCTCCTCAATGTCTTGCACAAGCTAAACGAGGGTAGATAAAACACACTGTTAGATTAGTTTCCAACTAATAACAGAATTACAATTGATCTTAATTTAAGTGAATCTACAATATTTGAGAGTGTGACGCACCATCGAGCCTGGTGTCCTCTCGTGTATCTCTGCAAGGTAATGGCTGCTTGGCGAATACGCAGGTATTTCTTGCGGGCGAGCCAGCAACGGATAGTTTTTTGGATGTTGATGCAGGCCGTACGGAGTTTGTCTGCCCTCAGTTTTTCCAGGTAGGCCACCTGTCCAGCCCGGAAGAAGATCTTTGTTTTTCCGAACTGGTATTTATCTTTGTTCTGCAGAGGGGGGATATAGTAACATTAGACggtttaaaaacatctcaacctCAAAACACCTCAACATCGACTGACCTAAGCTGGTTATTAGGATGTTTTAATTGGCTTAGAGGGGTTTTAGGCACTTTTAAACTAGCCCATGTGTGTTTTACATGCTCTTTGTATAGAGAAAAAACAGAAGAGAAGTGTGATACCTGCACAAGCCGTTCTAGAACATTCTGGCAGGTCAACTTCCAGTCTGAGAGGATTTCTTTCTGCCTCATTAGAACACGATAGCGGCTGAAGAACTCTTGATAAGTCCACCTGACCAGAGAGAGATCaagattattaaaacacaaacagTTTCTAAATCCGTTAAGGCATTTAATGAATTTTAAACTTGATTAGAATAAGCGTTTTTACTGGCTATTCTGTTATTAGATCgccactttaaaatattttatcagtgCTTTTGGGTTtgtcacatctgattggttcccTTGAATTGGTCGCAGCCAATCAGATTCCAAGCAGAAGGGACACTGGGAAGACATGTGAGTTATTGAATTAGCACCTGGAAGGGAAGCCTGCGGCTGAGATGCGAATGGTTTCGAGGACTCCACACGCTCGGAGCTGCTGAACGGCTCGATGGGGGTCCATcctacagacagagagagaagacaCTATAGTGACCCATGTTCCATAACAGTGGATTATGTCTGAACTCCGCTTACTGACATGAAGGGGGCTTTGACGTCATTTGGTTTGATACAGCGCACATAATGTGGGGTGGTGGCGTTCAGTGTGTCCATAAGCAGGTGCAGagagttcctgaactttaaacaGGAGGAACAAAAGCTTCAGACAAATGATAAGATCTGGCTGGACAATATCGGTTTCAACAGAGTGACCGCCCACTTTTCCCACAATTTGGCAGCTTTGGTTATGGAAGCATTCTTCCCATTCATGTTCTCAATGATTTATAGAAGAATAGTATATGAAAATTAGGAAAACAGACTGTGGTACAAGACTGTAAAGACAATGATCTACAATACCATAATGCATTGCTAATAGAGTAaaatacaatgaaacaaaattaaattacaaatttattaTCATTGACtttaagaacaaaacaaaacaatgctttAGAAAGTTTGGAGCCAGTAAGATTTAAGTCtgtaagtctcttatgttcatcaagggtgcatgtttatttgatcaaaaaatacagtaatagtgtaaaactatattattaaaaatatattttttctattgtaatatattttaaattgtaatgtaatatgcagatttggcgctcaataaacatttcttattatatagGGAGAAAAGGtatttcttcaggattctttcatgaatagaaagttcaaaagaacagcatttatgtgaaagaGGTAGaagtcacttctgatcaattgaaTGGATTCTTGCTAAAtagaagttttttgtttttgttttttttaaatcacacccaaacattagaatatatttagcttttaaactgttttgttgttgtttttaatataatatctgaGCTCACAGTCAGTCTGTCTTAAAGGGAAAGTCTGGAATGAAACGAGGGAGAGTATTTAGTAGAGAgtaattcatttttgggtgaactattcctttaaaaggtTTACTGTTATTAGTATAATCAATTAATGGAAATGACTGGGGTTTTACTTTCAGAGCCTTACTGTATCGACAGTTCAGAGGAGAATGAATAACAGAGCTGGATCTTGGCTTTGTTGGTCAATTCTAACCTGCAGTCCAACTGACTTCTTGTGCTCCCTAAAAGACTGGGTGGACCGTCCAATCTTTGCACGGCCAGATGGTGCTGTGGTGCTCAGAGCTGCAGGTGTTTCCTCATCCTGAAAGAGCTCAACCAGCAAGGCGAACTGTGAGAAAACAAGACAGCCTTTATAACAGAGCGATATGCTTCTTGTGACAATTACACTCTACTAGAGCAGAGGTTCTCTCATTACTTGCATTTAACACTAAACAATGACCATCACCAATCGATTTTTTGGGCTCCAACGCACCAGAGCAAAAATCTTTTCTAAGAAGCTAAGATGTTCATGAACCGAACAGCAGATGGCGATACTTCAAGACATGTTGAACCATGCATCTATTTTTAAGTTACTAAGGGAGCAGAGAATAACATTTGGCAAGCTCACACATGTTCCTGGTTCTCATTATGACTGTGCAGAGCACAGGAAGCTGAATTTCTGAGCCAGAAAAATGTTAGTGAGCTATGCTGAGATGAACACACCTTACTAGCCTTCAGCACATTAATTTGTTCTTCATTCactgtgtctttatttttctCCAGAAATCCATCACACTGGTATTCAACCTAAAACAGAAATCGAGAGAGATCAAATGGGAAGGACTCTTAAGAATTCCACAtaataagtgcatttttttttctccatgtacCTTGTCTGCAAAGTGCAGTATGATGAAGGCTTTGTTAGACATGCGTGGCTTCTCAAAGTGAGAGCTTTTCTTTAGATGAGTGTTGTACAGCTTCTGCGCCCATGATTCATCTGAACCTTTTGGCATCTGAAAGCATCAAATCAAGGAGtttatcaccaaaaaaaaaaagatgcttatTATGTAACATTAAtggtttaataatgtttttttacagtgcattcttCATCTAAAAGATCTAGCAAGCCCATCTTGGCCTCGATCAGGTTGATGCACGGCTGGTTGTCGTAGAAATCGATGAGCGTCCATGGTATCTGCTCCTTCATGTACTCCTCCTGCTCCAGTTTGAACACGTGCTGGAGGGGAAATGCTTTCAGTGAGTCGAGATGTGCTTGGACATGACTGATCATTTTGTGAATGCCGGAGCAGCTGCCACACGTTTGAAAATGCTGACCATGTTAAACTGCTGCTGGAGCTTCTCGTTGGCGTAGTTGATGCAGAACTGCTCGAAGCTGTTCACCTCGAACGTCTCGAACCTGGGCACAACAGTTCACCTAATTTTCCTGCAACTCTATTTTTAACATCAATAAAGAATGAAGATGAAATAAAAGCACCTCACCCACCCATAGATGTCTAGGACACCGATGAACGAGTGCGGTTTGGAGGAAGTGCTCAGGGCTTTGTTGACTTGGCCGACGATCCAGGAGAAGAGCTTGGCGTAAATGTGTTTCGCAAGAGCGTCTCGGCCGTTTATGGCCTCCAGTTGGGTAACAGGCTTGTTTAGGGTTTCTGTGGCGGTCTTGAGTTTTTTATGGCACAACCAGTGAGCCATGGACTCGTACGACACCTCAGTGAGGTCACAAAACACTGCCAGGTGGCCGCTTTCATCCTGTGCAAACAACACAGTGTGGAATCAATGTATGAAAATGCAAAATGTGTATTAAAGAAACCATTAATTCTCGAGCACTCAATGCTACCTACAGAGGTGCAACAACTGGAAGATCCTCTCTCCGTCAACTCCACATTCCCCAGATGAAGAATGGCTGACAGGATTTGGAATAAACCCATTTGGTGTGCCTCAGTAATCCCTGGAATCAATCAGCAGATACTGGCACGTTTGTGGTTGAATGACTAAACCGAAACTATGTGAAGAAGCATTTAAAGGGTTTATATCATGAGGAATCTAATCGTCCTGGATCGTTTGAGATAAAAGAGCTTAATGTGCAATGAAAATAGACTTCAACTTCAACTTCATCCATGAAAATAGAATTCAACTTCAACTTCATAGACATTAACTATTGCTACTGGATGTTCAGAGACCTGGCCAGTCTAATCAGGAATCAGtaggatgataaaaaaaaaaaaaaaaaccaaacaaaaaaaatcgtaataataataaataaaaaagaaaatgaatgcaaaaataatgaaactaattaaaataaaataaatatatattaaataataaaaattaaaataaaaaatatataaaaatgttaataaacttCATACAATGcgtgaaaatacaaaataaaataaattatgttaccCATTTATCATTCTGACAGTTAGTTAAGACaataaaagaagaacatttaGGACCCTTGTGGACGAAACACCTCTTGGGCACATGGAAAGGTAAGATATTCATACCCAGCAGTGAAAAAGCTTTCCTTGTGGCTTCCATCTCCTTCAGGTCGTTCACTCCCGCAATGGCTGGACTTCTGCCTTGGTTAGTGTAGGGAAAGTCATCAGCGCTACCTTAAGAGAAAGACTGGTTACTGAAGAAAAGGAGTCCACCCTGAGGGGAAGTGGTGAACAGATTTACTTATTACAAAATATCAGCTGTCAGTTGATTTAAAGCCTACAATAACATCTATAACCCATTATAAGATGTTTAGTAATGAAGATGCTAATGGTTTACCTGGCTTAATTATAAACAATGCAGAGTATGTATTGTATCATACCTAACTTGAGACGTTCAAACTGAGGTAAATGGGCACAAGCACAGAGCTGATAGAAGATGTGATAGTTCCTCTCCTCACATGCCTAAAACCGAAAACGTGATATTTCCACATAAATACatcagattttatatttatttgatattaaagCTACTGTGTTTTATAATACTGAAATCAATGGTGACTCTTTCGAATTCTTTTATTAAGTATGCAGTTGAGATGAACGAGCAGAGAACTCACCTGAAACACCACTCTAGACTTTTCCAGAAGGTACGTCCTCATGTTGGCTCCAATGATCTGGTGTTTCCTGTCAAACCCAATCTCAATGTACTTCCCGAAGCGACTGCTGTTGTCGTTTCTCGTCGTCTTGGCATTTCCTATAGCCTACACACAGAAGAGATC is from Carassius auratus strain Wakin chromosome 25, ASM336829v1, whole genome shotgun sequence and encodes:
- the LOC113043687 gene encoding unconventional myosin-Va-like isoform X1, with product MMAAPELYSKFARIWIPDTTEVWRSAELTKDYRPGDTVLHLQLEDETESEFKLDPKSGVLPPLRNPDILVGENDLTALSYLHEPAVLHNLRVRFTDSKLIYTYCGIILVAINPYESLPIYGSDIINAYSGQNMGDMDPHIFAVSEEAYKQMARDEKNQSIIVSGESGAGKTVSAKYAMRYFATVSGSSAEASVEEKVLASSPIMEAIGNAKTTRNDNSSRFGKYIEIGFDRKHQIIGANMRTYLLEKSRVVFQACEERNYHIFYQLCACAHLPQFERLKLGSADDFPYTNQGRSPAIAGVNDLKEMEATRKAFSLLGITEAHQMGLFQILSAILHLGNVELTERGSSSCCTSDESGHLAVFCDLTEVSYESMAHWLCHKKLKTATETLNKPVTQLEAINGRDALAKHIYAKLFSWIVGQVNKALSTSSKPHSFIGVLDIYGFETFEVNSFEQFCINYANEKLQQQFNMHVFKLEQEEYMKEQIPWTLIDFYDNQPCINLIEAKMGLLDLLDEECTMPKGSDESWAQKLYNTHLKKSSHFEKPRMSNKAFIILHFADKVEYQCDGFLEKNKDTVNEEQINVLKASKFALLVELFQDEETPAALSTTAPSGRAKIGRSTQSFREHKKSVGLQFRNSLHLLMDTLNATTPHYVRCIKPNDVKAPFMMDPHRAVQQLRACGVLETIRISAAGFPSRWTYQEFFSRYRVLMRQKEILSDWKLTCQNVLERLVQNKDKYQFGKTKIFFRAGQVAYLEKLRADKLRTACINIQKTIRCWLARKKYLRIRQAAITLQRYTRGHQARCLCKTLRRTRAAVIFQKNTRMWAARRRFQRQKAAAVLIQRLLRGYTARLEHKRLVCEHKALLIQRWVRGFLARWRFRRIKRAVVYLQCCVRRMLARRELKKLKIEARSVEHYKKLNFGMENKIMQLQRKLDEQHKENRELSEAMRQMESHSATELEKLNLQLKTLQDAEEESRHRGDLVTSLQEELELVRQELEKNKEMVSELNEKNTLLKSEKDEMNRLIQEQEQRIKEKSESTHEDVLDEHLQAQLTEERFRYQNLLSEHLKLEERYAELRSEKEAAEEFSKPGHNRADSGYIGSEVSSLQKEDAVQTAADVSLMLKLQRRVAELEKEKMDLQGEMDTKEEQLQLERTKELEDCRRLLGAERDNEALKRQELESDNKKLKKDLQELRQSLSKGSGSKVSSPGGQAYKVLLEQLNSTTEELEMRKEEVLILRSQLVNHEAFKHKEMGTEGDSGDSSRSPTLDLHELNEDGELWMAYESLKETNRILVSQLQTQGQSHEKEAEGLRAELQRLRAELGQQQQMLSDSLELPHDARIQASLQHEISRLTQQNMELLQQMGIQDKIVRKLKKHLKIYMKKFGEAEAGVNIEQSSPENTVGESGQTVSIVRKERDFQGMLEYRREDESKLFKILITELKPRGVAVNLVPGLPAYILFMCLRHADYANDDQRVSTLLNSSINTIKNVLKKRGDFETISFWLANTCRFLHCLRQYSGEEAYTKHNTPRQNEHCLTNFDLSEYRQVLSDLAIQIYQQLIRVIENILHPKIAPAMLETETVQGVMGVKPTGMRKRTSSVHEDSSYSLDSILKQLDVFYYTLLQHGNDNEVVRQFIKQQFYVFCSVTLNNLLLRKDMCSWSKGLQIRYNVCQLEEWLLDKDLQGSGARESLEPLIQAAQLLQIKKKSQDDAEAICTMCTALTAEQIVKILSLYTPVNEFEERVSILFIKSVQTLLKDRKESSQLLMDAKIIFPVTFPFNPSPVALETIQIPSSLNLNFLTRV